One part of the Mesorhizobium sp. M4B.F.Ca.ET.058.02.1.1 genome encodes these proteins:
- the pyrE gene encoding orotate phosphoribosyltransferase, with protein sequence MNTDEVLGIFREAGAVLEGHFILTSGLRSPVFLQKARVFMHADKTERLCKALAEKIRKAVPGRIDYVVGPAIGGLIPAYETSRHLGAPAIWVEREGGEFRLRRFEIAKGSRVVIVEDIVTTGLSIRETIECLRELGAEVAAAACIIDRSAGKTDVGVPLVALAEYEVPAYPADRLPPELAAIPAVKPGSRNI encoded by the coding sequence ATGAACACCGACGAAGTGCTGGGCATCTTCCGCGAGGCCGGCGCAGTTCTGGAGGGCCATTTCATCCTGACGTCGGGCTTGCGCAGTCCGGTCTTCCTGCAGAAGGCGAGGGTCTTCATGCATGCCGACAAGACCGAGCGGTTGTGCAAGGCGCTGGCCGAGAAGATCCGCAAGGCGGTGCCCGGCCGGATCGACTATGTCGTCGGCCCGGCGATCGGTGGCCTGATCCCGGCTTACGAAACCTCGCGTCATCTCGGCGCCCCGGCGATCTGGGTCGAACGGGAAGGGGGCGAGTTCAGGCTGCGCCGCTTCGAGATCGCCAAGGGCTCGCGTGTCGTCATCGTCGAGGACATCGTGACCACCGGTCTCTCCATCCGCGAGACCATCGAGTGCCTGCGCGAGCTCGGCGCCGAGGTGGCGGCGGCCGCCTGCATCATCGACCGTTCGGCCGGCAAGACCGATGTCGGCGTGCCACTGGTCGCGCTCGCCGAATACGAGGTTCCGGCCTATCCGGCCGATCGCTTGCCGCCCGAACTGGCCGCCATCCCGGCCGTCAAGCCCGGCAGCCGCAACATCTGA